In the Lampris incognitus isolate fLamInc1 chromosome 11, fLamInc1.hap2, whole genome shotgun sequence genome, one interval contains:
- the klf5b gene encoding Krueppel-like factor 5 — translation MASVLSDPVWVAPEQDASSSVSRAGLKVEDHGQVFSNSRDATTGTSTFHHYHLGKSEMNSYPSLHQQGLGDPKALCRDSALMLEPSFSEDLSCPYSINMSLLLPDISYLHPALCRPMRPFKTEPLSHPLVHPGCQDTRVPPNLPEYPAVFSMADTTGSNFLVKQELSSVDFQDVTMVQLLNSDLDQLIHGVQVNSDLQSGIHTCPLSLPLGNVHLGPVQNSEKTLSGPPNEVYPPAAYLNHQQRPTYLPPSPPNSEPASPGRGKEILHNFSPPPSYEASIASKLTFQNHNFEPGQTSSLASTQSPNTTPVPSSLAGLVHSSGRLQSSSLCPIQPTGPLQTNLSAGPLSPVLAQSAPVKFNRRNNPDLERRRIHHCDVPGCKKVYTKSSHLKAHLRTHTGEKPYRCSWEGCEWRFARSDELTRHFRKHTGAKPFQCGVCNRCFSRSDHLALHMKRHQS, via the exons ATGGCCTCTGTGTTAAGTGATCCCGTCTGGGTCGCTCCGGAGCAGGACGCATCGTCGTCTGTCAGCAGAGCCGGACTGAAGGTTGAGGATCACGGACAAGTGTTCTCCAACAGCAGGGATGCGACCACGGGAACTTCCACATTTCACCATTATCATTTG GGTAAATCAGAGATGAACAGCTATCCTTCTCTCCACCAGCAGGGATTAGGAGACCCCAAGGCGTTGTGCCGGGACAGCGCTCTAATGCTCGAGCCTTCCTTCAGCGAGGACCTCAGCTGTCCTTACAGCATTAACATGAGCTTACTGCTTCCGGACATCTCCTACCTGCACCCTGCCCTCTGCAGGCCTATGAGGCCCTTCAAGACAGAGCCTCTTTCCCACCCCCTCGTCCATCCCGGCTGTCAGGACACCAGAGTGCCACCAAATCTCCCAGAATACCCAGCTGTTTTCAGTATGGCTGATACAACCGGCAGCAACTTCTTGGTCAAACAGGAACTGTCATCTGTGGACTTTCAGGATGTAACCATGGTCCAGCTGCTGAACTCTGATTTGGACCAGCTGATTCATGGCGTGCAGGTGAACTCGGATTTGCAAAGTGGCATCCATACTTGCCCATTAAGTCTTCCTCTTGGGAATGTCCATTTAGGCCCCGTCCAAAACTCTGAAAAGACATTAAGTGGGCCACCGAACGAAGTTTACCCACCAGCCGCATACTTAAACCATCAGCAGAGACCAACATATTTGCCACCATCCCCACCTAACTCAGAGCCAGCAAGTCCGGGCCGAGGAAAAGAGATTCTCCACAATTTTTCTCCGCCTCCTTCCTACGAAGCAAGCATTGCCTCCAAATTGACTTTTCAGAACCATAACTTTGAGCCCGGTCAGACTTCAAGTCTCGCATCAACCCAAAGCCCTAATACAACTCCCGTCCCGAGTTCCCTCGCTGGGTTAGTCCACAGCTCAGGAAGGCTTCAAAGTTCAAGTCTCTGTCCGATTCAGCCCACCGGACCGCTTCAGACCAATTTGAGTGCTGGTCCATTGTCACCGGTCTTGGCTCAGTCAGCTCCAGTGAAGTTTAACCGCAGGAATAATCCCGACCTGGAGAGAAGACGGATTCACCACTGTGACGTCCCAG GATGCAAGAAAGTGTATACCAAGTCTTCCCATTTAAAAGCCCATCTCCGGACCCACACTG GGGAGAAGCCTTACCGATGCTCGTGGGAAGGCTGCGAGTGGCGCTTCGCGCGTTCTGATGAGCTGACCCGCCATTTCCGGAAACACACCGGGGCGAAGCCTTTTCAATGCGGCGTGTGTAACCGCTGTTTCTCCCGCTCCGACCACCTGGCCCTCCACATGAAGCGCCACCAGAGCTAG